A window of the Hevea brasiliensis isolate MT/VB/25A 57/8 chromosome 6, ASM3005281v1, whole genome shotgun sequence genome harbors these coding sequences:
- the LOC110634217 gene encoding cytochrome P450 86B1, which yields MHYTHFSYHPNTMINPSSNLTSSDYDELAGNFVSWRFFLFFLRNAQVLELVVALFVFVAIHSLRQKKRQGLPIWPVLGMLPSLVLGLRGNMYEWISHVLCQQNGTFRFKGPWFSSLNCVVTADPRNLEHLLKTKFPNFPKGHYFRETVRDLLGDGIFNADDETWQRQRKTASIEFHSSKFRLLTTESLLQLVHYRLLPVLENVVNNSISIDLQDILLRLTFDNVCMIAFGVDPGCLSLGLPQIPFARAFEDATEATVMRFVTPTCIWKAMRYLDLGAEKKLKRSIKGVDEFAEKVIRTRKKELSEQISNDKKQRSDLLTVFMGLKDENGQPFSDKFLRDICVNFILAGRDTSSVALSWFFWLLDQHSLVEDKILAEICKIVKERQEFDPKSPLVFRPEEIKKMDYLQAALSEALRLYPSVPVDHKEVVEDDIFPDGTVLKKGTKVIYAIYTMGRMEAIWGKDCREFRPERWLKDGRFMSESAYKFTSFNGGPRLCLGKDFAYYQMKFAAASIIYRYHVKVVQDHHVVPKLALTMYMKHGLKVNLLRRDRSPLHT from the exons ATGCATTATACTCACTTTTCCTATCATCCCAACACTATGATCAATCCTAGCAGCAACCTTACCTCCTCCGATTATGATGAGCTCGCCGGAAACTTTGTTTCTTGGcgattctttttatttttcttgagAAATGCTCAAGTTTTAGAACTTGTCGTTGCTCTTTTCGTCTTCGTTGCCATTCATTCTCTAAGGCAGAAGAAACGTCAGGGGCTACCAATCTGGCCGGTGCTAGGCATGCTACCCTCCTTGGTTTTGGGCCTTCGAGGCAACATGTACGAGTGGATTTCCCACGTACTTTGCCAACAAAACGGGACGTTTAGATTCAAAGGGCCATGGTTTAGCAGTCTTAATTGTGTAGTTACTGCGGATCCAAGAAACCTGGAACATCTTCTCAAGACAAAGTTCCCTAACTTCCCTAAAGGGCACTATTTCCGTGAGACAGTTCGTGATCTCCTTGGGGACGGGATATTCAACGCCGACGATGAGACTTGGCAAAGGCAACGGAAGACGGCAAGCATTGAGTTCCATTCAAGTAAGTTCAGGCTACTAACTACGGAGTCATTGCTTCAACTTGTCCATTATAGGCTCTTGCCGGTCCTGGAAAACGTGGTGAACAACTCAATATCGATTGATCTACAAGATATTCTATTAAGGCTCACTTTTGACAACGTATGCATGATAGCTTTTGGGGTTGATCCAGGATGTTTGAGTTTGGGTTTGCCTCAAATACCATTCGCTAGAGCCTTCGAGGATGCGACCGAGGCCACAGTTATGCGTTTTGTTACACCAACATGTATATGGAAAGCCATGAGATATCTTGATTTGGGAGCTGAAAAGAAGCTAAAAAGATCGATAAAAGGAGTTGATGAGTTCGCAGAAAAAGTGATAAGAACAAGGAAGAAAGAACTATCTGAGCAGATCAGTAATGATAAGAAGCAAAGATCAGATCTCTTGACGGTGTTTATGGGATTGAAAGATGAGAATGGACAGCCATTTTCAGACAAGTTCTTGAGAGATATATGCGTAAACTTCATATTAGCTGGTAGGGATACTTCTTCAGTGGCATTGAGTTGGTTTTTCTGGCTTCTTGATCAACATTCTCTAGTAGAGGACAAAATTCTCGCTGAAATATGCAAGATAGTAAAGGAGAGGCAAGAATTTGACCCTAAAAGTCCATTGGTGTTTAGACCAGAAGAGATAAAGAAGATGGATTATTTGCAAGCTGCATTGTCTGAAGCCTTGAGGTTGTATCCTTCAGTGCCTGTGGATCACAAggag GTAGTTGAGGATGACATattcccagatgggactgtattGAAGAAAGGAACAAAAGTGATATATGCAATATACACAATGGGAAGAATGGAGGCAATATGGGGAAAGGACTGCAGGGAGTTCAGGCCAGAGAGGTGGCTAAAAGATGGTCGGTTCATGAGTGAATCTGCATACAAATTCACCTCCTTCAACGGCGGCCCTCGGCTGTGCTTAGGGAAAGATTTTGCCTACTATCAAATGAAATTTGCTGCTGCCTCTATCATATATCGCTACCATGTAAAGGTAGTGCAAGATCATCATGTGGTGCCAAAGCTTGCTCTAACCATGTACATGAAACATGGTTTGAAGGTGAATCTACTAAGGCGTGATCGATCTCCGCTTCACACATGA